The uncultured Fibrobacter sp. genome has a segment encoding these proteins:
- the queC gene encoding 7-cyano-7-deazaguanine synthase QueC, whose protein sequence is MKDALLVLSGGMDSTTLLYERAAEIALAVSFDYGSNHNDNEIPFARFHCEKLGIPHITLPLKFMHDYFTSSLLSGADAIPEGDYSSENMKSTVVPFRNGIMLSVAAGLAESRNLAKVMMANHFGDHAIYPDCREEFVKNMSAAIAAGTYAGITIDAPYTNISKADIARKGKTLGIDYSETWSCYKGGKIHCGKCATCLERKAALAEAGINDTTEYEA, encoded by the coding sequence ATGAAAGACGCATTGCTGGTCTTGTCCGGTGGAATGGACAGTACGACCCTGCTTTACGAACGCGCCGCCGAGATTGCCCTTGCCGTCTCGTTCGATTACGGCAGCAACCACAACGACAACGAAATTCCCTTTGCACGCTTCCATTGCGAAAAACTGGGGATTCCGCACATCACCCTCCCACTCAAATTCATGCACGACTACTTTACGTCGTCCCTGTTGTCTGGTGCAGATGCCATTCCCGAAGGAGACTATTCCTCCGAGAACATGAAATCCACGGTCGTCCCGTTCCGAAACGGCATCATGCTATCCGTTGCCGCAGGCCTTGCCGAAAGCCGGAACCTCGCGAAAGTGATGATGGCGAACCATTTTGGCGACCACGCAATTTACCCGGACTGCCGCGAAGAATTCGTGAAAAACATGTCCGCAGCGATTGCCGCAGGGACTTATGCAGGCATCACCATCGATGCGCCGTACACGAACATATCTAAAGCAGACATCGCCCGCAAAGGCAAAACGCTCGGCATTGACTACAGCGAAACCTGGTCATGCTATAAAGGCGGAAAAATCCATTGCGGCAAATGTGCAACCTGCCTGGAACGCAAAGCCGCCCTCGCCGAAGCAGGCATCAACGAC
- the tatA gene encoding twin-arginine translocase TatA/TatE family subunit translates to MSIGIPEIILIVVVVLLLFGAKRIPELARSLGKAQNEYKKAKDALKEEAEDLQKTVEKAAEKEN, encoded by the coding sequence ATGTCCATAGGAATCCCTGAAATCATCTTGATTGTCGTGGTGGTGCTTTTGCTTTTCGGAGCAAAGCGCATTCCTGAACTGGCTCGTTCGCTCGGGAAAGCCCAGAACGAATACAAGAAGGCGAAGGATGCTCTGAAGGAAGAAGCCGAGGATTTGCAGAAGACTGTAGAGAAGGCGGCAGAAAAAGAGAATTGA
- the tatC gene encoding twin-arginine translocase subunit TatC, giving the protein MPEQENSLVSHLEALRRALIRSLVALAIGIVPIFFVSPYVLGWFCEQIALQGGITLHYFSPMEVFLLQVKISALLDCVLFSPYIAWNMWQFVLPALYDKEKRFVRSIAVLTSLLFVAGVSFCLIVCFPLVVRFGMSFAGDMLMPVFGISNLVSLALWLSFAFGCMFQFPLVTYALIRGGIVSYETVCNKRPYVVVGILLLAALLTPPDVVSQLILGMPTYLLFETGLLAARPYKGREQKES; this is encoded by the coding sequence ATGCCGGAACAAGAAAATTCACTTGTGTCGCATCTGGAGGCTCTGCGGCGTGCGTTAATCCGTTCGCTTGTGGCGCTCGCTATTGGGATTGTCCCGATTTTTTTTGTATCCCCGTATGTTCTGGGCTGGTTTTGTGAACAAATTGCCTTGCAGGGCGGGATAACGCTCCATTATTTTTCGCCGATGGAAGTGTTCCTGTTGCAGGTGAAAATTTCGGCGCTCCTGGATTGTGTGCTGTTTTCTCCCTATATTGCATGGAATATGTGGCAGTTCGTGTTGCCGGCACTTTATGATAAAGAAAAACGCTTTGTCCGTTCGATTGCCGTATTGACCAGCTTGTTGTTCGTGGCGGGTGTGTCTTTTTGCCTGATTGTGTGCTTCCCGCTTGTTGTTCGGTTTGGGATGAGTTTTGCAGGCGATATGCTGATGCCTGTGTTCGGGATTTCGAACTTGGTGTCGCTTGCACTTTGGCTTTCGTTTGCGTTCGGTTGTATGTTCCAGTTCCCGTTAGTGACCTATGCGCTCATCCGTGGTGGAATTGTGAGCTACGAAACGGTTTGCAACAAGCGCCCGTATGTGGTTGTGGGAATCCTGTTGTTGGCCGCACTCCTCACGCCTCCAGATGTGGTGAGCCAGCTGATTCTCGGAATGCCGACGTATCTTTTGTTTGAAACAGGACTTTTGGCGGCTCGGCCATATAAAGGCCGCGAACAGAAGGAATCCTAG
- a CDS encoding FISUMP domain-containing protein yields the protein MKLITIPIIMVLVAGFSLSHAITSIPIDNAKASSTLLDKGKNTYRPENMIMKKNVHPFYQTWGATYQDRPITLEFTMGAQQVSVITLFNGNLSDSAAYENNSLAKHIKIYLNTKDNLVKKVVLAKPKWDGYKKTHADIIVFDKPLENVRKIIIEIEDIYPGRKWEDVFITKVKFWGFTKVPRKFEMGKMTDPRDGKKYNTVKIDEQTWMAQDLQYKTPGSRTFTNPRWKKQRPLPADAGLEYPEADINNGICPSGWRLPKASEFLKLKSELPPSASFDDFFATSNQKPFYAIYEYGNLGGDQVFPTDVEMFFYPTDAYGLNISTLTRHYYEGECAEDHAEFFAFSSYWTLDAKNIPLWPDDNGNVEVKKLRHYRFGGSDYCEAMLCSDDYHFVRCVKGDFMVDPRDGQTYKTVKINDQTWMAENLRYETTESCCYDGMTENCAEQGRMYSWNAAQNACPEGWHLPSDTEFKALVESAGGNKTAGRLLKASTGWKNGNGTDEYGFSALPTGYCTLPANGYTPSEQAGEQAYLWTSSRSECPAENCESASGLRFDVNSAGFADESGFDGTLALPIRCVKNKEPLD from the coding sequence ATGAAATTAATTACGATACCGATAATAATGGTCCTTGTAGCAGGCTTTTCGCTTTCCCATGCAATCACATCCATCCCTATTGACAATGCCAAGGCCTCCTCGACTTTGCTAGACAAAGGCAAGAACACTTACAGGCCCGAAAACATGATCATGAAAAAAAACGTGCACCCCTTCTACCAGACATGGGGTGCCACGTACCAAGACAGGCCCATCACGCTAGAATTCACCATGGGGGCCCAACAGGTTAGCGTCATCACCTTGTTCAACGGGAACCTGAGCGACTCGGCCGCTTACGAGAACAACAGCCTCGCAAAGCACATAAAGATTTACTTGAACACAAAAGACAACCTTGTCAAAAAAGTCGTACTTGCAAAGCCCAAATGGGACGGTTACAAAAAGACCCATGCCGACATCATCGTTTTTGACAAGCCCCTCGAAAATGTGCGTAAGATAATCATCGAAATCGAAGACATTTACCCAGGAAGAAAATGGGAAGACGTGTTTATCACCAAAGTCAAGTTTTGGGGATTCACCAAGGTTCCGCGTAAATTCGAAATGGGAAAAATGACTGACCCACGTGACGGGAAAAAATACAACACCGTCAAGATCGATGAACAAACCTGGATGGCACAAGACTTGCAATACAAAACTCCAGGAAGCCGGACATTTACGAACCCCCGTTGGAAAAAACAAAGGCCCCTACCTGCAGACGCAGGCCTTGAATACCCCGAAGCGGATATCAACAACGGAATTTGCCCAAGCGGTTGGCGTCTCCCCAAGGCATCCGAATTCCTTAAACTAAAATCGGAGCTCCCCCCATCTGCATCTTTCGACGACTTTTTCGCGACCTCGAACCAGAAACCTTTCTACGCCATATACGAATACGGCAATCTCGGAGGAGATCAAGTTTTCCCAACGGATGTAGAAATGTTCTTCTACCCCACTGACGCCTACGGGTTGAACATTTCCACCTTGACCCGCCATTATTACGAAGGCGAATGTGCCGAAGACCATGCCGAATTCTTCGCATTTTCATCTTACTGGACACTGGATGCAAAGAACATTCCTCTTTGGCCAGACGACAACGGCAATGTCGAAGTAAAAAAGCTCAGGCACTACCGCTTTGGCGGCAGCGACTACTGCGAAGCGATGCTCTGCAGCGACGACTACCATTTCGTGCGTTGCGTCAAAGGCGATTTCATGGTCGATCCGCGTGACGGACAAACTTACAAGACCGTAAAAATCAACGACCAGACATGGATGGCAGAAAACTTGAGGTACGAGACAACCGAAAGTTGCTGCTATGACGGCATGACCGAAAACTGTGCCGAACAAGGCAGGATGTACTCCTGGAACGCCGCACAGAACGCATGCCCCGAAGGTTGGCACCTGCCCAGCGATACAGAATTCAAGGCATTGGTCGAATCGGCAGGAGGCAACAAAACCGCAGGCAGGCTGTTGAAAGCATCCACCGGATGGAAAAACGGCAACGGCACCGATGAATACGGTTTCTCGGCACTCCCTACAGGTTACTGCACCCTCCCCGCGAATGGCTACACACCCAGCGAACAAGCCGGCGAACAAGCCTACCTGTGGACAAGTTCACGTAGCGAATGCCCCGCCGAAAATTGTGAATCGGCATCGGGTTTACGCTTCGATGTAAATTCTGCCGGTTTCGCTGACGAGAGCGGTTTTGACGGGACCTTGGCCCTGCCCATCCGCTGTGTAAAGAACAAGGAACCCTTAGACTAG